In Waddliaceae bacterium, a single genomic region encodes these proteins:
- the queF gene encoding NADPH-dependent 7-cyano-7-deazaguanine reductase QueF, protein MDNSFLDNAPLGNEVVYSSEYSPSLLYPIPRKHGRDILGIEEPLPFEGADIWNAYELSWLDAKGKPCVAIGSITFPCSSRNIIESKSLKLYLNSFSTKAFTSVEELSFIIEKDLSDVAEAPVSIKITSSEDFLPAQSYCSGFCLDGLDVTIDTYTPNADFLCCRDNIVEESLFSHLLKTNCPKTGQPDWACIIIDYRGPAIDREGLLKYIVSFREHNDFHEQCVEKIFVDILSRCSPERLMVYARYTRRGGVDINPFRANYAVSPENASIFRQ, encoded by the coding sequence ATGGATAATTCTTTTTTAGATAACGCCCCTCTTGGCAATGAAGTTGTGTATTCTTCGGAGTATTCACCGTCATTGTTATACCCCATACCACGCAAACATGGACGCGATATTTTAGGTATCGAGGAGCCGCTGCCTTTTGAAGGCGCTGACATTTGGAATGCTTATGAGCTCTCTTGGCTCGACGCCAAGGGTAAGCCCTGCGTCGCAATAGGCTCTATTACCTTCCCATGTTCCTCGAGGAACATTATCGAGTCCAAGTCTTTGAAACTATATCTCAACTCTTTCAGCACAAAAGCCTTCACTTCTGTCGAAGAACTTTCTTTTATAATAGAAAAAGACTTGTCGGATGTCGCCGAAGCTCCTGTATCAATAAAAATTACATCTTCTGAAGATTTCCTTCCTGCGCAGTCCTACTGTAGCGGCTTCTGTCTCGACGGCCTAGACGTCACAATCGATACATATACGCCAAACGCAGACTTCCTCTGCTGTAGAGATAACATCGTCGAAGAAAGCCTTTTTTCGCACCTTCTAAAGACGAACTGCCCTAAAACAGGACAACCGGACTGGGCGTGTATTATTATCGATTACAGGGGCCCTGCTATCGATCGTGAAGGCCTTTTAAAATATATTGTGTCTTTCCGCGAACACAATGATTTCCATGAGCAGTGCGTTGAAAAGATCTTCGTCGACATCCTTTCCCGCTGTTCTCCTGAGAGGCTTATGGTGTATGCTCGCTATACGCGTCGTGGTGGCGTCGACATAAACCCCTTCCGCGCTAACTATGCTGTATCTCCTGAAAACGCATCGATCTTCAGGCAATAG